In one window of Miscanthus floridulus cultivar M001 chromosome 12, ASM1932011v1, whole genome shotgun sequence DNA:
- the LOC136495920 gene encoding uncharacterized protein, translated as MAMVQPADTAVKANEILAWFQPIAPKPTLAAAAVAASLVVQVTAEGVVAANPRASAGAEDLAKVAAEARDVPVELDLLRKLLEPKVISPSILGVSQLLDVRHPCDRVQVRISEFA; from the coding sequence ATGGCCATGGTGCAGCCGGCGGACACGGCCGTCAAGGCCAACGAGATCCTGGCGTGGTTCCAGCCCATCGCGCCCAAGCCCACATTAGCGGCCGCAGCCGTGGCGGCGTCGCTCGTGGTGCAGGTCACGGCCGAGGGCGTCGTGGCCGCGAACCCGCGGGCGAGTGCGGGTGCCGAGGACCTCGCgaaggtggcggcggaggcgaggGACGTCCCCGTGGAGCTCGACCTGCTGCGGAAGCTGCTGGAGCCCAAGGTCATCTCGCCCAGCATCCTCGGCGTGTCCCAGCTGCTTGACGTGCGCCATCCATGCGATCGTGTACAAGTTCGCATATCAGAGTTCGCATAG